Proteins encoded by one window of Catharus ustulatus isolate bCatUst1 chromosome Z, bCatUst1.pri.v2, whole genome shotgun sequence:
- the FST gene encoding follistatin, with amino-acid sequence MLNQRIHPGMLLILMFLCHFMEDHRVQAGNCWLRQARNGRCQVLYKTDLSKEECCKSGRLTTSWTAEDVNDNTLFKWMIFNGGAPNCIPCKETCENVDCGPGKKCKMNKKNKPRCVCAPDCSNITWKGPVCGLDGKTYRNECALLKARCKEQPELEVQYQGKCKKTCRDVLCPGSSTCVVDQTNNAYCVTCNRICPEPTSPEQYLCGNDGITYASACHLRKATCLLGRSIGLAYEGKCVKAKSCEDIQCSAGKKCLWDFKVGRGRCALCDELCPESKSEEAVCASDNTTYPSECAMKEAACSMGVLLEVKHSGSCNSINEDPEDEEEDEDQDYSFPISSILEW; translated from the exons ATGTTAAATCAGAGAATCCACCCGGGCATGCTCTTAATCCTGATGTTTCTGTGCCACTTCATGGAAGACCACAGAGTGCAGG ctgggAACTGCTGGCTCCGGCAGGCGCGGAACGGGCGCTGCCAGGTCCTCTACAAAACCGACCTCAGCAAGGAAGAGTGCTGCAAGAGCGGCCGCCTGACCACGTCTTGGACGGCGGAGGACGTCAACGACAACACGCTTTTTAAGTGGATGATTTTTAATGGGGGAGCCCCAAACTGCATCCCGTGCAAAG AAACATGCGAAAATGTGGACTGTGGACCTGGgaagaaatgtaaaatgaacAAGAAGAATAAACCTCGGTGTGTTTGTGCTCCGGATTGCTCTAATATCACTTGGAAGGGCCCCGTGTGTGGCTTAGATGGGAAAACCTACAGGAACGAGTGCGCCCTTCTCAAAGCCAGATGTAAAGAACAGCCTGAACTTGAAGTCCAGTATCAGGGCAAATGCAAAA AGACCTGCAGGGATGTCTTGtgcccaggcagctccacatGTGTGGTTGACCAAACCAACAATGCCTACTGTGTGACATGCAACCGAATTTGTCCAGAGCCTACCTCCCCTGAACAGTATCTCTGTGGGAATGACGGCATAACCTATGCCAGTGCCTGCCACCTCAGGAAAGCCACCTGCCTCCTGGGAAGATCCATTGGATTAGCCTACGAAGGAAAATGCGTCA AAGCCAAATCCTGTGAAGACATTCAATGCAGTGCTGGGAAGAAATGCTTGTGGGATTTTAAGGTTGGCAGAGGTCGGTGTGCCCTCTGTGATGAGCTATGCCCTGAAAGCAAGTCAGAAGAAGCAGTGTGTGCCAGCGATAACACAACTTACCCAAGCGAGTGTGCCATGAAAGAGGCAGCTTGCTCCATGGGTGTGCTTCTAGAAGTTAAGCACTCTGGATCTTGCAACT CAATTAATGAAGACCcagaggatgaagaggaagatgaagaccAGGACTACAGCTTTCCTATATCTTCCATTCTAGAGTGGTAA